CAGGCGAATAGCCGGAATAGTGCGCTGGACAAGGCCATGGAGCGCTTTGATAGCTGGGCCGGTGATAACGCTGATCGCGTGAGCAAGGCTGTGCTTGCCGCTCGCACCCCTGAGCAGGTAAAGGCCGATAAGGACAAAGTAGCCGCTGACATCAAGGAGAAGGCAGACAAAAAGGCAGCGAACCTGAAGGCTCAGTTGCTGAAGTTCCTGCGATTCAAGAGTGGTGAAGAAATGCCTTATGGCAAGAATGCCATCATCACTCGCGTCAGCTATGACCGTGACGGCTACCCAAGCAGCCTGACCTTCAAAATGGCGGATGGTTCGGCTCTGACCAATGACAAGGTGGAGCTGGTGCCGACTCTCAAGGGCAAAGATGAAACCTTGGAGCAGGCCAAAACGCGAATTCGCGCTTTGGTCGATGAGTTGCGCGCCGAGAATCCCGAACTGGTTAAAGGCATTGGTGCAATGCGTGCTGCAGCTTCAGCGAAAGCGGAGAAGCCGGCCGTCAAAGAAGACTCCAGCCCTGCACCTGCTTCCTTTCTCGACCGACATAACACCATCGATGACGGCATCAACTCGGGCCAGCTGGCGCTGGATGACTACAAGAGCGCCTTTGCTGAGCTGGAATCCAACCCGGATGCGGTGCATGCCGAGCTGCAGAAGCTGACCAAGGACCAGTTGTTGCGCGCAGGCGGCCCAGCATTCGCCTATCGGATGGGGAGCGAGAAAAAGGACGCCATTGTCCTGGCGGCCTATCAAAAGATGCTGGACACCTACGCGCTGGGGCGCAGCTATGGGCCGAGCTTTCAAATCCTGTCTGCAGCCAATATTGCCAAGAACAAGGCCGACAAAGCCCAGGCGCTGCGCGAGCTGGTGGGCAACACCACAGCCGAAGACCTGGCTGCCCGGGCTGCTGAAATCAAGGCCCTGCGCGATGAGTTCAAGGCCAAACGTGCGGCCGAGGCCGATGCGCTGGCCAACCCCAAGACCTTGCAGGACTACCGCGGCTTCATGAGCCATTGGGTCGATCAAGGAGACACCAGTGAAGCGGCCTATCTGCGCCTGACGCCTGAGCAGCGCCAGCAGTTTGATGCCCTGGAGGCAGAGCAGACCAAGGATCAACGCGAGGCGGAGAAGCGCCGGGCACGGGTCACGGTGCAAAGCGCAGGCAACACCACGGCCGGCGAAATCATCGCCACCAAGCACACAAAACACGGTCATGACCTGTTTGTGGTACAGCTGGCCGAGCGCGTGGAGCGCGATGCTTACGACACCCTCAATAGCAGCGCCAAGCGCCTGGGCGGCAGTTACAGCAGCTATCGCGGCAATGGCGCCGTGCCTGGCTTCCAGTTCCGCACCCGAGAGGCGGCCGAGGCCTTCCAGAAGCTGGTGGCCGGCGATACAGCGCAGGCCCAGGATCTGGCCAATCAGCGGCGCGATGCCTTCGAGGACGACAAGAGCCAGAGCGCGGCTGAGCGACTGCGCACCATGGCCGAGGCTCTGGACGAGCGCGCTACCGAGTCTCTGGGAGTGGATCGCAAGGCCAACACCGCCCGCCGCGCGCGCTTCGCTGCTTCGGCGGAGGCTGCCGCGCGCATGCAGCAGGCTCTGGCCGGAACTATGCGCAATATTGCCCAGGCCATTGACGAGGGGCGCGCCAAGTTCCTCGACGGCGTGCGTCAGCGGGTGCAGGTGGAATACCTGATGGCCCAACTGCGTACCGCCAAGAGCAACCAGCTGCAGGCCAAGTATCCCAACTACGGGGAGCGCATGAACCGGGTTGGCGAGCCTATCGACGGTGAAACCGTGGACTTTGCCCAGTTCCCGCGCTTTGAGATGTACCGTAGTGACCTGGCAAGCCTCGCGCGTCAACTACAAGAAATCGAAGGTGGCAAGAAGATGGGTGCGGCTCTGGGCCGGCTGGCCGATGACGTGACCGACGCCTATACGAACTGGGCAAAGGAGAATTTGCTGCGTGTGAGCCACTTTGGCAACAAGGCTGCGGGCGGGTTCGCGGAGTTCACCAACAAGGAAACGGCCGAGCGCGCCATCAAGCGCAGCGGTCTGGTGGGTAAAGCCATCGTGCTGCAAGTCAAGCGCGGCCAGAACCGCGTGGTGCTGTCGCCCGGTGAGGCCATGCAGCAAGGCCTTTGGCAAGGCGATGGCGATAAGCGAATTCGCCTGGGCATGGGGTTCGTTGAGGATCTGGTGAAGCTGGGCAAGCGTAAGGGCAGCAAGGCCCTGTCCCTGCCGTGGCAGCTGGAAAGCGCCTACGAGAACCGCCAGCGCCTGCAGCGCATGGGCATCCAGTCGCCCGCTGAGTTCCGCAGCGCGCTACGTGAGTTGGCATCGCTGCAGCAGGAGATGGGTTCACCCGACCGCATCAAGGAAATGGAGCGGGCAATGGTGGGTCGGGCCAATGATGGCCTCGACTTCTTCCCGACCAGCCCTGCCGTGGTGCAGAGCATGCTGGATGCCGCCGAGATTGCCGAAGGCATGGCCGTGCTTGAGCCGTCTGCAGGCATGGGCCACATTGCTGATGCCATCGTTGCCGAGTCTGGCGCATGGCCGGATGTGGTGGAGTTGTCACCCAGCCGCCGCGAGCTGCTGGAGGCCAAGGGCTTCCATCTGGCCGAGGCAAATGATTTCCTGCAGATGGAGCCGCGCAACTTCTTCACCTTTGGGGACACCTTCCGGGCGCCCGATGGCGTTGAGGGCACCATGCGCGGCGTGGGCAGCATGGGCAGCCAGCGGGTGCGCCTGGAGGACGGGGACGGTAACCGCCTGGGCCTATACAACCGCGACGAGTTGACCGGCATTGCGCAGAACGGCAGCTGGTCCGGCTATGACCGCATCATCATGAACCCGCCTTTCTCGGACGGACGCGACATTCAGCACGTCATGCATGCCTATAGCCTGCTGCGCCCAGGTGGCCGCATTGTGGCAATCATGGGTGAGGGCGCATTCTTCCAGTCCAACAAGCGCGCCGAGGGCTTCCGCGAATGGCTGGACGAACGCGGCGCCACAAATGAAAAGCTGCCCGATGGCTCTTTCATGGATCCAAGCCTGCCGGTCAACACCGGCGTGGCGGCCCGCATGGTGGTGGTCGACAAGCCGGCCGGCGATATGGTCACCGACGACACAGGTGCCCCAAGCTTCCGACGCCAGGAGTCCGAGCAACTGGCAGGCGCGGCCTTTGATGTGGCGAGCTTTCTTCAGGGCATGGGCGAAGGGCTGCCAGCCAATCTATCCGCAGCTGCTGCCCCAGCAGTGAACGTGCGCCCCAGCTATTCGCCGGCGGCCCGTGCCGAGGCGGTGCGCGCCGTCAAGGGCACGGCCGATGCCATTCGCCAGGCCTGGGCCAACGGTCCCGAGGTGATCGTGGCCTTTGACATGCAGGACCCTGTGGTGCCAGAGAGTGCGCGGCGTGCCGACCTGAAGCAGCGCAGCGGCGGTGCCCGGGGCGCTCCGGAAGGCTTCTATTACCAGGGCAAGGTGTACCTGATGGCGTCCAAGCTCAAGACGCCCAACGATGCTGCGCGCGTGCTGTTCCATGAGGCTTTGGGGCACCATGGGCTGCGCGGCCTGTTCGGCAAGGATCTGGGGCTGATCCTGAATCAGGTGGCCACCATGCGCAAGGCCGATGTGGACGCGAAGATTGCTGAGTACGGTCTGCGCCGCGTCAACAGGCTCGACCGCCGCACGGCCGCCGAGGAAGTGCTGGCCGAGATGGCTCAGAACACGCCGCAGATCGGGTTTGTGCGCCGAGCCGTGGCCGCGATCCGGACCTGGTTGCGCACCCATGTGCCGCGCTTCAAGTCCCTGGCGCTGACCGATGACGAGTTGATTCGCAACTTCATCCTGCCGGCGCGCGTCTGGGTGGAGCGTGGTGCAGGCGTGAATACGTCCCAAGATATTGCATTCAGCCGCACCAGCGCCACCAGCATGCCGGATGCCGTCATCGGAAGCACACTGGGCTCTGCCTCATCGCACCCTGACTATGCTGCGGCTAAGGGCGGAGACATTGAGGCGGCCGTGCGCCTGGCCCAGCATCTGGTGACACCGGAGCTGGTAGCAAAGGTCAAGGCTGCGATTGGCGACAGCAAGCCACGGGTGGTGCCAGTGGCAGCCGTGGAGGCCTCTGGCCGTAACAAGATCCCGGTGGCAGCCGCCGAAGTGCTGGCGGCACGGCTCGGGCTGTCGACGGATGACATGATCGTGCAGGCCAATCGGGCTCATCGCACAGGAATGGATGGGCTGGACCGCATCTTTGCACCGGTGGACTTTTCCGGCGCGGTGCAGGCTGTGCCTTATCTGCTGGTCGACGACACATTGACCCAGGGCGGAACGTTCGCGGCGCTGGCCAGCCATATTCGGGAAGGAGGCGGGACCGTGGCCGGGGTCATTGCATTGACCGGCAAGCAGTACAGTGCAAAAATTCAGCCCTCTGCAGAATCTCTGGCTTCTCTCCGACAAAAACATGGTGACCTCGAAAACGAATTCCGCGCCGCAACAGGCTACGGCTTCGACGCGCTCACCGAGTCGGAAGCCCGCTATCTCGCGCGTTACGAACCGGCTGAGCGACTCCGAGATCGAATCACTGCGGAAGGAAACGCAAGCCGCGCAGGTGAAGATCCGGGAAATTCTGGCCCGGACGGCGTAAACGACGACCCGGTTTTCAGTCGTTCGCGCTTCGCAGACCTCAAGGACAGCGCACTTGACCAACTGACCAAGACTTTCACCCACGAGGGCAAGGTATCGCTCTGGGACAAGTCCGTGGGCACCATGCGCCACCTGGCCGAGCGCGCGCCAAGTTTCAAGCCTGTCTATGAGTCGGCCCAGCAGAACATCGATGATGTGAGCATGCTGGCCAATGACGCGGCCGACATGGCACCGCGCATCCTGCCGCGCGTGGAGTCGCTGGGCGACCTCAAGAAAAAGCCGGTCTCTGCTGCTGACAACAAGGCCGTGGCCCGCCCCCTGTTTGAGGGCACTTTGATCTGGGCGCGCGACGAGAACGGCAAGCCGACCCTGGTCGACGACTTGCAAAAGCGCTATGCCAATCTGTCGGCCCATAACAAGGCAGCGATGCTGCTCAAGCACGGCAAGATCGATGCGGGTGTGCTGGCCATGTGGCAAGGCCTGCCCGTGGCTCAGTTCGAGAAGCTCATCAACTCCCGCTTTGAGAACAAGATGCTCAAGCCTGGCATTGTCTGGACCGATGCGGAGCTGCAGGCGCAGTTCGGGACGGATGCCAACCAGATCAGCCTGTACCGCGAGGCGCGCGCGGCCATTGATCGCTCCATCGACATGACGGCACGCACCGACATGCTGCGCGTGGTGGGTGAGAAGTACGAGCCCATGCGCGATGCCGTGCTGGCGCAGCCATCCGTCGAAGCTGCGGCCCAGCTGCTGCTGGACACACTGGAGCAGGATGCCAAGGCAGATCCCGACTCTGCAGACCGCCTGGGTCGATACATGCAGCAGATCAAGAGCCGCATGGAAACGGCGGTGGATCTGCAGCAGGGTGGCTATGCCCCGCTGTCACGCTTTGGTCGCTATACCGTGGATGTGGTGGATGCCAACGGCGAGCGCCTGTACTTCGGCATGTACGAAACCGCGCGCGATTCCAACCGGGCCAAGATGCAACTCGAGCACGAGTTCAAAGGCGCGACCATCACCACGGGCACCATGAGTGCCGAGGCCTACAAGCTGTTTGCCGGCGTGACGCCGGAGACGCTGGAGCAGTTCGGGGAGATGCTGGGCCTGAAAGCCGAGGGCAACGAAGCCCAGGACAAGGCTTTCCAGGAGTTCCTGAAGCTGACCAAGAACAACCACAGCGCCATGAAGCGGCTGATTCACCGCAAGGGCATCGCCGGTTTCAGTGAGGATGTGGGGCGAGTGGTGGCCAACTTTGTCTACTCCAACGCGCGCGCCGGAGCCATGGGCCTGAATGCGGGCAAGATGGAAACGGCCATCGGCAAGATCCCCAAGGAGCAGGGCGAGCTCAAGGATCTGGCCATGGGCCTGCGCGACTACATCCGCGACCCGCAGGAAGAGGGCCAGGCCGTGCGCGGCATGCTGTTTGCCCAGTATCTGGGCGGCTCCATCGCCTCGGCCTTTGTGAATACGACGCAGCCCTTCGCGGTCACGCTGCCATGGCTGAGCCAGTACGGCGGCATGAAGAAGGCCGGCGCGCAGCTGGCCCGTGCGCTCAAGGACATGGGAAGGTCCGTCGCTGATGAGGGCTTCGAGTACGAGGCCGACCTGGCCAAGGCCTTGCAGGCTGCCGAGGATGACGGCGTAGTCAGCCCCCAGGAAATCCACCAACTGATGGCCCAGGCGCGCGGCGCGGGCATGCTGCGATCGGGCGATGGCACCAAGGCAGGCGATCTGCGCGCCAAGGCCGGCAACCTCTGGGAGCAGGGCAAGGTGCTCTGGGGTCAGCCCTTTGCTCTGGCCGAGCAGTTCAACCGCCGCAGCACCTTTATTGCGGCCTACCGCACGGCTCAGGACCAGGGCATGGCGGATCCAGCGGCTTTCGCCCGTAAGGCGGTGCTTGAAACGCAGTTCGTCTACTCTAAGGCAACGAAGCCAAAGTGGGCACGCGGTGCAGTCGGCGGCACAATTTTTACGTTTAAGACGTACAGCGTGTCCTATCTGGAGCTGATGCACCGCATGTGGAACCAGGGCGGCCCAGAAGGCAAGCGCGCCGTGGGATGGGCCTTGGCGATGCTGTTGCTGATGAGCGGTGCCGGCGGCGTTCCCTTCATGGAGGATGCCGAGGATCTGATCGATGGCGCTGGCCAGATGATGGGCTACAACATCAGCGCCAAGCAGTGGCGCAAGGAACTGCTGGCCAACGTGGTGGGCAAGGAGCTGGGCGAGTTCATGGAGCAGGGGCTGTCTGGCCTGCCGGGCGCGCCCATCGATGTGTCCGGACGCCTGGGCATGGGCAACCTGTTGCCCGGTACCGGGCTGTTCTTGAACAAGCCCAACCGCGAACGGGATCTGATGGAGATAGTGGGCCCGGCCGGGGACCTGGTGGCGCGCGGCTTTACCGGTGCGCGCAAGCTGCTGGGAGGCGATGTTGCTGGTGCGGCGCTGGAAATCTCGCCCACTGCAGTGCGCAACCTGGCCAAGGGTGCCGACATGGCAGCCACCGGCATGTACCGCGACACCAAGGGCTACAAGGTGATCGATACGACTCTGGCCGAAGCCGCGGCGAAAGCCATCGGCTTCCAGCCCAAGAGCGTGGCCGAGGTGCAAGAGGCCAATAGCTTTATGCAGCGCAGCAAGTCGTTCTATACCCAGACCAGCTCTGACATTAAGGCGCAATGGGCGGACGCGCTGTTCCGCAAGGATGAGGCGGCCGTGCAGCGGGTACGTGAGCGCTTGGCGGCATGGAACCGCGACAACCCCGAGCAGCCCATCGTGGTCAAGATGCCCGATGTGTGGAAGCGCGTGCGCGAGATGGGTAAGGACCGCAGCGACCGGATTGCCGACACCGCGCCGAAGGCACTGAGGATGCAAATGAGGGAGCAGGTGCGTTCATTGGGGTAAACAGTGCCTTGGGTCGTTGGTGAAGTGGCGCTAACGACCCGTTGCAGTCGTTCGAGCTGATAGCAGCAATGTCTGCTGTGCAGCGGTTGCTGCCGGCAGCCTTTGGTGGGCGTACTTCCCATCACTGGCATCAAATAGTCGTTCGCGGGGCACCAACTGTATGGGCTTAACCGTCTGCTAAGTGAAGTTCTTCAGTCATTGGCAAGCAACCACATCTGGCCAGAGCGGTGTCGACTTGCGAGGGAGTCACGTAGTCTTGTAGTCCCTTCAACAGCGCATCAAATGTCACCTTGCAGCTCGGGTTATTGCGCAGATCTTCGTGCATGGTGAGCCAGGTCTCCAGGCTCAGCCGTATGCTTCCAGGCAATATGTTCACCAGATTCAGGTCGCGCGCCGCTAGATTCACTTGGCACACGCCAATACCGCAGCCAGCTCGGATCAGAGCCATCTGTGCCATGTCGTTGTCGGTACGCACAGCAAAGTTTTCGCGGTTCCAGATCGGGAATGCCTTGCGTGCTACACGCACGAACGGCGTCTCTTCATCAAAGCCAATCAGCGCGTGCTGCGCCAGATCGGCCAGCGAGCTGGGCGTCCCGTGCTTGTCCAGGTAGCGCTTGTGCGCATGAAATCCCAGTGGCATCACTCCAACGCGCCGAGCAATCAGTTGCTCCTGTCTGGGTTGTGTCATACGCACTGCAATGTCGGCCTCGCGCTGCAGGAGGTCCTGCACCCGGTTGGTCAGCACCAGCTCCACCGTCAGGCCCGGGTGTGTGTCCTGCAGTTTCGCCAAGATAGGTGGCAATACCTCTTGCCCTATCACCTCGCTGGCCGTAACTCGCACTGTGCCCTGGATACCCGAACCTTGGCTTTCGGCCGCACGCTTCAGCGCAGCGGCAGCTCTGTACATGGTCTGGGCAAACGGCTGCAACGCTAACGCCGCCTCGGTAGGGAGTAGCCCCGTTTGGGAACGGGTAAACAGCGTCACGCCCAGTGCTGTTTCCAGTGCGTCGACATGCCGCCCCACTGTGGGCTGGGCAATTCCCATGGCGCGCGCCGCACCGGACAACGAGCCCTCTTCCAGCACGCCCAAATAGGAGCGATACAGCTCCCAGCCGATCTCGGTGGTGTTGTTGATAGTCATACAAAAATGTATGACGGCTATCACATGTTGGTCAATTGCTTAATAGCAGTGCCCGCCAGAAACTTCCTGCCATCGCAACACATTCAGGGGGAATGAAATGGAAAGCAACACGGCCTTGGTACTAGGCGCCACCGGCGGTATCGGTGGCGAAGTGGCTCGGCAACTACGCGATGCTGGCTGGACAGTGCGTGCATTGCGCCGAAGCGGTGAGCAGCAAATTGAGCGGCGCAATGGCATGGTCTGGATACGCGGCGACGCGATGAACCGCGAAGACGTGCTGGCTGCAGGAGAAGGCTGCTCCGTCATTGTGCACGCCGTCAACCCGCCCGGCTACCGTCGTTGGGGTGAGCTGGTAATGCCCATGCTGGACAACACCATCATCGCCGCGCAGGCCAACGGCGCTACCATCGTGCTGCCTGGCACAGTCTACAACTACGGTCCCAGCTCCTTTCCCACGTTACATGAGGATTCGCTGCAGCAGCCCATAACCCGCAAGGGGGCCATCCGAGTGGAGATGGAGCGGCACCTGCAGCAGGCCAGCAGCCAGAACTGCAGAGTGCTCGTGGTGCGGGCGGGGGACTTCTTCGGACCCAAGCCGGGCAATAGCTGGTTCTCACAGGGCATGCTGAAGCCCGGTCAGCCGGTCAAATCCATTAGTGTGCCCAACGCACCCGGCATAGGCCACCAATGGTCTTACCTACCCGACGTAGCCCGCACAATGGTGGAGCTTTTGCAGCGGCGTGACACGTTGCCCCCCTTTGCAGCCTTCCACATGGCCGGTCATTGGGACGCCGACGGTACCCAGTTGGCCGAAGCGATCTGCCGCGTGGTAGTCAAGCGCGGCGGCGTCAAACCCAAAGTGAGAGGCTTCCTCTGGTGGCTTACCGCGGTTGCCGCGCCCTTTGTACCGACCCTGCGTGAGCTACGTGAGATGCGCTATTTGTGGAGCACGCGGGTAGAGATGAGTAACGCCAAGCTGGTCTCGACGCTCGGGCATGAGCCGCATACGCCGCTGGATGAGGCGGTGGAGGCCACCTTGGAAGGTATGGGGTGCTTGCAGGCGACGCCTGTGCGCAAGTTAAGCACCGTAAACAGTGATGGCTAACGACAGATGACGCAAATGTCACCGTGCTCGATTGACAGCGATAAGCCTGAACCTGCCGTTCGCGGCCATGCATTGGACGACAGCTCCTGGCCGTTCTGAGTCCTTCGCGCCAAATATTCACTACCGCTACACCCCTCTAGGGTTCGACCTTTGAAGGCCATTGGCCAAAACTCCCTGCAAGTCACACAGGAGTTTTGCCATGGCCAACAAGTTCTACCCCAAAGGCGCGCAGAAGCTGCTTAGCGGCGCCATCAATTTCAGCGCCGACACCATCAAGGCCGTGCTGGTGCCGGTTGCCTATGCGTACAGTGACGGCCATGAGTTCCTGGCTGACATCGGTTCGGTCGTCGGCGCCGCAGTGGAGCTTGTCAACAAGACCATCGCGGGCGGCGTGTTCGACGCGGACGATATTACCTTTGGCGCTCTGGCCGCTGGCAGCACGGTCAAGGCGATTGTGCTGTTCAAGGACACGGGCAACGCCTCGACTTCGCCCCTGCTGTGCCATCTGGACGGGGTGACGGGTTTCCCTTTCAGCACGAACGGCAGCGAAGTCAGCACGCC
This window of the Comamonas testosteroni genome carries:
- a CDS encoding NAD(P)H-binding protein, producing MESNTALVLGATGGIGGEVARQLRDAGWTVRALRRSGEQQIERRNGMVWIRGDAMNREDVLAAGEGCSVIVHAVNPPGYRRWGELVMPMLDNTIIAAQANGATIVLPGTVYNYGPSSFPTLHEDSLQQPITRKGAIRVEMERHLQQASSQNCRVLVVRAGDFFGPKPGNSWFSQGMLKPGQPVKSISVPNAPGIGHQWSYLPDVARTMVELLQRRDTLPPFAAFHMAGHWDADGTQLAEAICRVVVKRGGVKPKVRGFLWWLTAVAAPFVPTLRELREMRYLWSTRVEMSNAKLVSTLGHEPHTPLDEAVEATLEGMGCLQATPVRKLSTVNSDG
- a CDS encoding LysR family transcriptional regulator, which translates into the protein MTINNTTEIGWELYRSYLGVLEEGSLSGAARAMGIAQPTVGRHVDALETALGVTLFTRSQTGLLPTEAALALQPFAQTMYRAAAALKRAAESQGSGIQGTVRVTASEVIGQEVLPPILAKLQDTHPGLTVELVLTNRVQDLLQREADIAVRMTQPRQEQLIARRVGVMPLGFHAHKRYLDKHGTPSSLADLAQHALIGFDEETPFVRVARKAFPIWNRENFAVRTDNDMAQMALIRAGCGIGVCQVNLAARDLNLVNILPGSIRLSLETWLTMHEDLRNNPSCKVTFDALLKGLQDYVTPSQVDTALARCGCLPMTEELHLADG
- a CDS encoding PLxRFG domain-containing protein, whose amino-acid sequence is MVTGGKAGKALENEGGSFGLRFKQAREVANDLHSDATKLRQQQFQQADGVVEKAKVAVQNPSLVVGAVAESLPSMLAGGGVGRGLMAATRLGQMGAKGAAIAGAAGEGVVGAGSAAEQIRQETADGELTAKQAALAAGTGLATGALGFAGNKVANRLGIGDADMMLAQGTKGMAKDAAERATAAAVNPLAQPAQKSILRQMGEGAITEGVLEELPQSVSEQILQNEALGKSWSEGLDDAIVMGILSGGAMGAGAAGYRGFKDKQIDDAAANAKKVAANVPGAAPGQDSAAGGLPPAQWTTSAGAAARAEPGTAPASPANAPNLDYETLPGAAPEAVGKEIPFEREFDTGGLSLQSTQPAAVAPVLDHDALRDKAGVMMPPQLDSGRIEVATGLQPLSNEQPPRQWDTGNLSLVGEAQPQAPLSQRMGLDPKAGALSKAAAMAVDSGASPVVQPQMAPVQQQATPQVPAGVDPETGEVSLQAQMDELKSRIAFMQQQGAAQGWDGNRAAQRNALQTQLTRLELQAAGGQGRGASTAGAPAPVQLTGINQILAKQIPDMNEQELQQAIAHYGPTHKRTKKLEKALQALAQKPLTAIESGANANVSEADQAQQGSAQPSQAGAAQAGQDADQGVGNGTTPTANPGAQEQGASLAKAQAQVSEAAGAAQAAVGKAAQIAREGNAEREAQRQRQRQLDASERWTRMTTAERQAVAATAPGLTVIARKNVHTRAWPDLGEKIREKLLDSLVAPLVESTSKAPAAIENAAKPAPNAVSGDALPKPAAQPVGDEKPFTAETGTLGIPRADMPQVPTANHGGLVKHLKAQGISHETTTVDAAQLKPTQAEYSPSKVEAAKTATGDRAVIVSSDGHIIDGHHQAVAAAEEGKHVKAIVLDAPVEKALAAVKASPSANIEAAPERYKYPAIGNTKPAQYELQKAAVDYLNGDVGKSELVTKAAQALRDGVTLGQVHALYMRTSDFTTGDGYAAVRASSPEMAKALDIVQDGKVSKWAAVKQIAALGLNGSQLKAVTQDGSVFGKDFSDADLEVMQAKVAPAAPVAAPKSVPERMKEAKAAKEAASAAAPDPATQAASVQEQPDSGDFPMSEAVQSYSGISHSGRSRADGDKQAFDKYMESARAAAEKLATTDAQRDALAAATDSLRADYLKQYRSLMNVRAGAYSGFVAGRGNLNSKQANSRNSALDKAMERFDSWAGDNADRVSKAVLAARTPEQVKADKDKVAADIKEKADKKAANLKAQLLKFLRFKSGEEMPYGKNAIITRVSYDRDGYPSSLTFKMADGSALTNDKVELVPTLKGKDETLEQAKTRIRALVDELRAENPELVKGIGAMRAAASAKAEKPAVKEDSSPAPASFLDRHNTIDDGINSGQLALDDYKSAFAELESNPDAVHAELQKLTKDQLLRAGGPAFAYRMGSEKKDAIVLAAYQKMLDTYALGRSYGPSFQILSAANIAKNKADKAQALRELVGNTTAEDLAARAAEIKALRDEFKAKRAAEADALANPKTLQDYRGFMSHWVDQGDTSEAAYLRLTPEQRQQFDALEAEQTKDQREAEKRRARVTVQSAGNTTAGEIIATKHTKHGHDLFVVQLAERVERDAYDTLNSSAKRLGGSYSSYRGNGAVPGFQFRTREAAEAFQKLVAGDTAQAQDLANQRRDAFEDDKSQSAAERLRTMAEALDERATESLGVDRKANTARRARFAASAEAAARMQQALAGTMRNIAQAIDEGRAKFLDGVRQRVQVEYLMAQLRTAKSNQLQAKYPNYGERMNRVGEPIDGETVDFAQFPRFEMYRSDLASLARQLQEIEGGKKMGAALGRLADDVTDAYTNWAKENLLRVSHFGNKAAGGFAEFTNKETAERAIKRSGLVGKAIVLQVKRGQNRVVLSPGEAMQQGLWQGDGDKRIRLGMGFVEDLVKLGKRKGSKALSLPWQLESAYENRQRLQRMGIQSPAEFRSALRELASLQQEMGSPDRIKEMERAMVGRANDGLDFFPTSPAVVQSMLDAAEIAEGMAVLEPSAGMGHIADAIVAESGAWPDVVELSPSRRELLEAKGFHLAEANDFLQMEPRNFFTFGDTFRAPDGVEGTMRGVGSMGSQRVRLEDGDGNRLGLYNRDELTGIAQNGSWSGYDRIIMNPPFSDGRDIQHVMHAYSLLRPGGRIVAIMGEGAFFQSNKRAEGFREWLDERGATNEKLPDGSFMDPSLPVNTGVAARMVVVDKPAGDMVTDDTGAPSFRRQESEQLAGAAFDVASFLQGMGEGLPANLSAAAAPAVNVRPSYSPAARAEAVRAVKGTADAIRQAWANGPEVIVAFDMQDPVVPESARRADLKQRSGGARGAPEGFYYQGKVYLMASKLKTPNDAARVLFHEALGHHGLRGLFGKDLGLILNQVATMRKADVDAKIAEYGLRRVNRLDRRTAAEEVLAEMAQNTPQIGFVRRAVAAIRTWLRTHVPRFKSLALTDDELIRNFILPARVWVERGAGVNTSQDIAFSRTSATSMPDAVIGSTLGSASSHPDYAAAKGGDIEAAVRLAQHLVTPELVAKVKAAIGDSKPRVVPVAAVEASGRNKIPVAAAEVLAARLGLSTDDMIVQANRAHRTGMDGLDRIFAPVDFSGAVQAVPYLLVDDTLTQGGTFAALASHIREGGGTVAGVIALTGKQYSAKIQPSAESLASLRQKHGDLENEFRAATGYGFDALTESEARYLARYEPAERLRDRITAEGNASRAGEDPGNSGPDGVNDDPVFSRSRFADLKDSALDQLTKTFTHEGKVSLWDKSVGTMRHLAERAPSFKPVYESAQQNIDDVSMLANDAADMAPRILPRVESLGDLKKKPVSAADNKAVARPLFEGTLIWARDENGKPTLVDDLQKRYANLSAHNKAAMLLKHGKIDAGVLAMWQGLPVAQFEKLINSRFENKMLKPGIVWTDAELQAQFGTDANQISLYREARAAIDRSIDMTARTDMLRVVGEKYEPMRDAVLAQPSVEAAAQLLLDTLEQDAKADPDSADRLGRYMQQIKSRMETAVDLQQGGYAPLSRFGRYTVDVVDANGERLYFGMYETARDSNRAKMQLEHEFKGATITTGTMSAEAYKLFAGVTPETLEQFGEMLGLKAEGNEAQDKAFQEFLKLTKNNHSAMKRLIHRKGIAGFSEDVGRVVANFVYSNARAGAMGLNAGKMETAIGKIPKEQGELKDLAMGLRDYIRDPQEEGQAVRGMLFAQYLGGSIASAFVNTTQPFAVTLPWLSQYGGMKKAGAQLARALKDMGRSVADEGFEYEADLAKALQAAEDDGVVSPQEIHQLMAQARGAGMLRSGDGTKAGDLRAKAGNLWEQGKVLWGQPFALAEQFNRRSTFIAAYRTAQDQGMADPAAFARKAVLETQFVYSKATKPKWARGAVGGTIFTFKTYSVSYLELMHRMWNQGGPEGKRAVGWALAMLLLMSGAGGVPFMEDAEDLIDGAGQMMGYNISAKQWRKELLANVVGKELGEFMEQGLSGLPGAPIDVSGRLGMGNLLPGTGLFLNKPNRERDLMEIVGPAGDLVARGFTGARKLLGGDVAGAALEISPTAVRNLAKGADMAATGMYRDTKGYKVIDTTLAEAAAKAIGFQPKSVAEVQEANSFMQRSKSFYTQTSSDIKAQWADALFRKDEAAVQRVRERLAAWNRDNPEQPIVVKMPDVWKRVREMGKDRSDRIADTAPKALRMQMREQVRSLG